From one Plasmodium knowlesi strain H genome assembly, chromosome: 11 genomic stretch:
- a CDS encoding CUGBP Elav-like family member 1, putative, protein MDNNENIDLNDNSSDTNTGNYNHGKNENISEEMDFSKEDNEMDGNSKSSKSKQDNLGKTKNASDKDDMNMDYSDHHFPCHPAPPVSIKLFIGRVPKNMEEEQVRPIFEEFGIVKEVVIIRDKITNIHKSSAFVKMASISEADNAIRSLNNQRTLDPQLGSLQVKYASGEIMKLGFPQNIESGVDQAKLFIGSLPKSISEESVKEMFSPYGSVEEVFIMKDNSTGLGKGCSFVKFAYKEQALYAINSLNGKKTLEGCARPVEVRFAEPKSAKQAQIPMNMQSMQNSAHGISSQPHVTSPNNINFGNNFGVNNNYPRQVGAWKEYYSGEGRPYYYNEQTNTTQWEMPKEFETLFMGTTHNMHNLSDSSGPPGANLFIFHVPNEWHQTDLIQAFSPFGELLSARIATEKSTGRNRGFAFVSYENIESAAAAISQMNGFMALNKKLKVTVKKGEEEEMKKFVSQNGINSFQQMSRPQKNIPAQPNAVAQPNFPPHQNAQPQNFFYSNSNSYRCGPY, encoded by the exons ATGGATAACAATGAGAACATAGACTTGAACGACAACTCGTCCGACACCAACACGGGCAATTACAACCacgggaaaaatgaaaatatatcaGAGGAAATGGACTTCTCCAAAGAAGACAACGAAATGGATGGAAACAGCAAGAGCTCGAAATCGAAGCAGGATAATTTaggcaaaacaaaaaatgcttCAGATAAGGATGACATGAACATGGACTACAGTGATCATCATTTTCCATGTCACCCTGCGCCACCCGTATCGATAAAGCTCTTTATAGGAAGAGTCCCCAAAAATATGGAGGAAGAACAAGTGCGACCCATCTTTGAAGAATTTGGTATAGTAAAAGAAGTTGTAATTATAAGGGATAAAATTACAAATATACACAAATCGAGTGCctttgtaaaaatggcatCTATCTCAGAAGCAGATAATGCCATACGGTCACTGAACAATCAGAGAACCTTAGATCCTCAACTTGGTTCACTTCAAGTAAAGTATGCTTCTGGAGAAATTATGAAATTAGGATTTCCACAAAATATCGAATCAGGTGTTGATCAGGCAAAACTATTTATTGGATCCTTGCCAAAAAGTATATCAGAGGAAAGTGTAAAGGAAATGTTTTCTCCTTATGGTTCTGTGGAAGAAGTATTTATAATGAAAGATAATTCAACCGGCTTAGGAAAGGGATGttcttttgtaaaatttgctTACAAGGAACAAGCACTTTATGCTATAAATTCcctaaatggaaaaaaaacattagaaGGATGTGCACGTCCTGTGGAAGTTCGATTTGCAGAACCCAAGTCGGCTAAGCAAGCACAAATTCCCATGAATATGCAATCCATGCAGAATTCAGCTCATGGTATTTCTTCACAACCACATGTGACAAGCCCCAACAATATCAATTTTGGTAACAACTTTGGCGTTAATAATAATTACCCAAGACAAGTTGGTGCCTGGAAGGAATACTACTCTGGAGAGGGAAGACCTTATTATTACAATGAACAGACAAACACAACCCAATGGGAAATGCCAAAAGAATTCGAGACTCTCTTTATGGGTACTACCCACAATATGCACAATTTGTCTGACTCATCAG GCCCACCAGGAGCGAACTTATTCATCTTTCACGTTCCTAATGAATGGCACCAAACGGACCTCATCCAGgccttttctccatttggcGAACTTCTATCTGCCAGAATTGCAACTGAAAAGAGTACCGGCCGAAACAGAGGATTCGCATTCGTCTCGTACGAAAATATTGAAAGTGCCGCTGCGGCAATTTCGCAGATGAACGGATTTATGGcattaaataaaaagttaaagGTAACTGTGaagaagggagaagaagaggaaatgaaaaagttcgtcagccaaaatggaataaattcCTTCCAACAAATGTCCAGACCACAAAAAAACATCCCAGCCCAACCCAATGCAGTAGCACAGCCAAATTTCCCTCCACACCAAAATGCTCAGccacaaaattttttctactcCAATAGCAACAGTTATAGGTGTGGGCCATATTGA